A genome region from Flammeovirga agarivorans includes the following:
- a CDS encoding cytidylate kinase family protein, whose protein sequence is MEPHIYNYLIQKELRSIQAPKANGLIVCISRNFGVQARKPIENLIDKLNKNEVGYSLLRRPWKLVDYTILHNIAKELKVGIQELNEFTPIEHKGIIEQMMYGLDFKRNKLDEKLSDALKTVIYSFFERGNVVFLGRGATSFTAGIPNAMNIRVHASEAYRIRQYATSNDLDLGYARERVKRKDKKRKQFLNYISQTVPIPFDLEIDREELSDLTLTECLFSFVRSKENELLHNV, encoded by the coding sequence ATGGAACCGCACATATATAATTACCTAATTCAAAAAGAACTCCGAAGTATACAGGCTCCAAAAGCAAACGGACTCATAGTATGTATATCTAGAAACTTTGGCGTTCAAGCTAGAAAACCAATAGAAAACCTTATTGACAAATTAAACAAAAATGAAGTAGGATATTCCTTATTAAGAAGACCTTGGAAATTAGTAGACTATACCATTTTACATAATATTGCCAAGGAACTTAAAGTAGGAATTCAAGAACTCAACGAATTTACACCTATTGAACATAAAGGGATCATTGAACAAATGATGTACGGTCTAGATTTTAAAAGAAATAAACTAGACGAAAAACTTTCTGATGCATTAAAAACCGTTATTTATTCATTCTTTGAGAGAGGTAATGTTGTTTTTCTGGGAAGAGGAGCAACAAGTTTTACAGCTGGAATACCTAATGCTATGAATATTAGGGTGCATGCATCTGAAGCCTATCGGATCAGGCAGTACGCAACATCAAACGATCTAGACCTTGGTTATGCAAGAGAACGAGTGAAAAGGAAAGACAAAAAGCGAAAACAATTTCTGAATTATATCTCTCAAACCGTTCCTATACCATTTGATTTGGAAATTGACAGAGAAGAATTATCCGACCTAACATTAACGGAATGTCTTTTCTCATTTGTGCGATCTAAAGAAAACGAACTTTTGCATAATGTTTAA
- a CDS encoding dicarboxylate/amino acid:cation symporter produces the protein MSNQKVKFHKRNLTAIALGILFGWALYAFLPQEAYQELKHYIRTVSNIYIRFLKLMIVPIVFISISHTLVNLSNDSNVGQRIGKIVAYFVISVTSAAAIALGTASIFGFDKIIDVSKFSTENISEGYANRIDALSDASLGNVIYGFTKNIPTSIFQAFSDNNIIGTLLVAMLIGMAVRRMNSRKPNEMGMVIKGLDAAKIIINSMTMTIIKLTPYGVLALMTMAVAEKGPSLFSDLAKFIFVAYFTMLLIFVMHLVVQMLNGVNPVKHLKNLMPAIITGFSTQSSGATLPVTINSLEERNGVDTETANIAASLGTTMGMNACGAMWPVFMIVLSVGVTNAMGGNLALYSPSVLITMFISVVISSFGIAGLPGTASFAAITAMTIMGITPEVMGIVLTFVLSVDSLIDMGRTATNIFGVSSAATFISKREGLMDMETFNKEN, from the coding sequence ATGTCCAATCAGAAGGTTAAATTCCACAAAAGAAATCTTACAGCCATTGCACTGGGTATTTTATTTGGTTGGGCTTTATATGCTTTTCTTCCTCAAGAAGCCTATCAAGAGCTTAAACATTATATCAGGACAGTGTCTAATATATATATTCGTTTTCTGAAGTTGATGATTGTTCCTATCGTATTTATTAGTATTTCACATACATTGGTGAATCTAAGTAATGATAGTAATGTAGGACAGAGGATAGGCAAAATTGTTGCCTATTTTGTGATTTCTGTAACAAGTGCAGCAGCTATTGCTCTAGGAACCGCGTCCATTTTCGGATTTGATAAAATTATCGATGTTTCTAAGTTTTCAACAGAAAATATTTCAGAAGGATATGCCAATAGAATTGATGCCCTAAGTGATGCATCACTTGGTAACGTGATTTATGGATTTACTAAAAATATTCCCACCTCTATATTCCAAGCTTTCAGTGATAATAATATTATAGGTACTCTTCTGGTAGCAATGCTGATCGGTATGGCAGTGAGAAGAATGAATTCAAGAAAGCCTAATGAAATGGGAATGGTGATTAAAGGATTAGATGCTGCCAAAATCATTATCAATTCTATGACAATGACCATTATTAAACTGACACCTTATGGGGTATTAGCGTTAATGACAATGGCGGTTGCTGAGAAAGGCCCTTCATTATTCTCCGATTTAGCCAAGTTTATCTTTGTAGCTTATTTCACTATGCTATTAATCTTTGTAATGCATTTAGTAGTACAAATGTTGAATGGAGTGAATCCGGTGAAACATTTGAAGAATTTAATGCCAGCAATCATTACCGGATTCTCAACACAATCTAGTGGAGCTACCTTACCTGTTACGATTAATTCTTTAGAAGAAAGAAATGGTGTTGATACTGAAACTGCAAATATTGCCGCATCATTGGGAACAACAATGGGTATGAATGCATGTGGAGCAATGTGGCCTGTATTTATGATCGTACTATCAGTGGGGGTAACGAATGCAATGGGAGGTAACTTGGCACTTTATTCACCAAGTGTTTTAATAACCATGTTTATTTCTGTTGTGATTTCTTCTTTTGGAATTGCAGGATTACCAGGAACGGCTTCATTTGCAGCAATAACAGCAATGACAATTATGGGTATAACACCAGAAGTTATGGGAATTGTCCTAACATTTGTACTTTCTGTAGATTCATTGATAGATATGGGAAGAACAGCTACAAATATATTTGGAGTATCTTCAGCTGCAACCTTCATTTCAAAGAGAGAAGGATTAATGGATATGGAAACCTTTAATAAAGAAAATTAA
- a CDS encoding MATE family efflux transporter — translation MKLLIRQFTERPFLSSITITVSELFINYSLLLFITHLFEASVVGKWFLFLAVYNVSINIREGVLYASLVKFSSGKEADVQYSSFKTVFVSLLLIEGIIGSIILTVGLFNLFPEISSLLVLYPIYSITNNSLKWIENIHKSNRQLHKTVLINIFTIICLGLLCYGLWQLQQPKLEDLIWGLSGMYTVVFFLSLSTLPIFKIIKSKFNPKTFKQIIFYAKQGTLKAIFGTIASRMTLFISAGLLSLEVTAVLGLAQRYLIIILALGNSIQLIFYPKIVVLFESGQLNKFKNEFKKTLVRVYSLILPLSLIFMIVIKPIIIFLHGEVYADAYYLLVILILSSLFNPLGAFFGSYTNAIGKPQHSTNVVVLNSCILIVSSYFFIHFFGELGTVLPSLFTEFIGFILITYYFIKREKINIVSLIYFLPKCYAIYFRKGKQMLFQYSNK, via the coding sequence ATGAAATTACTCATACGTCAATTTACAGAGAGACCTTTTCTATCTTCGATTACTATCACAGTAAGCGAATTATTTATTAATTACTCTCTCCTATTATTTATCACTCATTTATTTGAAGCTTCTGTTGTAGGAAAATGGTTTTTATTCCTCGCGGTTTACAATGTCTCTATTAATATTAGAGAAGGTGTTTTGTATGCTTCATTAGTCAAGTTTTCTTCTGGAAAAGAAGCAGATGTACAATATTCATCCTTCAAAACCGTATTCGTTAGTTTATTACTTATTGAAGGAATAATTGGTAGTATCATTTTAACGGTCGGTTTATTTAATCTATTCCCTGAAATCAGTAGTTTATTGGTCCTCTACCCTATCTACTCAATCACTAATAATAGTTTAAAATGGATAGAAAACATTCATAAGAGTAATAGACAATTACATAAAACTGTACTGATCAATATATTTACTATCATCTGTTTGGGTCTTCTTTGCTATGGTTTATGGCAACTTCAACAACCAAAATTAGAGGATCTAATATGGGGTTTAAGCGGAATGTATACGGTAGTATTTTTCCTATCACTTTCTACACTTCCCATATTTAAGATCATCAAAAGTAAATTTAACCCTAAGACTTTTAAACAAATTATATTCTATGCTAAACAAGGTACATTAAAAGCGATTTTTGGTACGATAGCATCAAGAATGACATTATTTATTTCGGCTGGATTATTATCATTAGAAGTCACAGCAGTATTAGGATTAGCACAACGATATTTAATAATTATACTCGCTTTAGGGAATTCTATTCAATTGATTTTCTATCCTAAAATTGTGGTCTTGTTTGAAAGCGGTCAGCTCAATAAATTTAAGAATGAATTCAAAAAGACGTTGGTCAGAGTCTACTCTTTAATTCTGCCTTTATCTCTGATTTTCATGATAGTGATTAAACCAATTATTATCTTTTTACATGGAGAAGTCTATGCCGATGCCTACTACTTATTAGTTATTTTAATCTTATCTTCCTTATTTAATCCATTAGGGGCCTTCTTTGGTAGTTATACCAATGCTATTGGCAAACCGCAACATTCTACCAATGTAGTCGTACTCAACAGTTGTATTTTGATCGTTTCTTCTTACTTTTTCATTCACTTTTTTGGTGAATTAGGTACGGTACTTCCCTCTTTATTTACTGAGTTTATTGGTTTTATTTTGATCACTTATTACTTTATAAAAAGAGAAAAGATCAATATAGTCTCATTGATTTACTTCTTGCCAAAATGCTATGCTATCTATTTTAGAAAAGGAAAACAAATGCTTTTTCAATACTCCAATAAATAA
- a CDS encoding helix-turn-helix domain-containing protein — MLRENLHLTLDKWGSFFNSKRKGDLLTFDNELATGSIEVIDCNEKMDLIKFDVTFHEDFHHPRPKEVEEAPFITLVFGDPFFGGNKVDDNNEDQVINQLNYNSVGAFCSNSDSNLDWKYRTNEHIKLFIVRISKEYFNYYIHQDKGLTALMSLDKVFFVYEEFDNKMIFFYDEAFSMKSTEIFYKDRMETLGKAMLNRFFLNVSIREDITESNTYSFNIEPIFKAHRLLESTTDKIIPLEELSREVGLSESRLRFLFKQVFGMTITTFHTNVRLEKAKRLLRERQKTNLMIAMDLGFSSASHFSTAFKKKYKITPKEYQTNLSSNS, encoded by the coding sequence ATGCTAAGAGAAAATTTGCATTTAACTTTAGACAAATGGGGTTCTTTCTTTAATTCCAAAAGAAAAGGAGATTTACTTACTTTTGATAATGAATTAGCGACAGGAAGTATCGAAGTTATAGATTGTAATGAGAAAATGGATCTGATTAAGTTTGATGTTACTTTTCATGAAGACTTCCACCACCCTAGACCAAAAGAAGTAGAAGAAGCTCCATTTATTACCCTTGTTTTTGGTGACCCCTTTTTTGGCGGGAACAAAGTAGATGATAATAATGAAGATCAAGTCATCAATCAATTGAATTATAATTCTGTTGGAGCTTTTTGCTCTAACTCCGATTCAAATTTAGATTGGAAGTATAGAACCAATGAACATATCAAACTATTTATTGTTCGTATCTCAAAAGAATACTTCAACTATTACATCCACCAAGACAAAGGACTAACGGCACTAATGTCTCTCGATAAAGTCTTTTTTGTCTATGAAGAATTTGATAATAAAATGATCTTCTTTTATGATGAGGCATTTTCAATGAAATCGACAGAGATTTTCTATAAAGATCGAATGGAAACCTTAGGAAAAGCCATGCTTAATCGCTTCTTTCTCAATGTATCGATTCGTGAAGATATTACTGAATCCAATACGTATAGCTTTAATATTGAACCTATATTTAAAGCACACCGTTTGTTGGAGTCTACAACAGATAAAATCATCCCACTAGAAGAATTATCTCGAGAAGTAGGTTTAAGTGAAAGCCGTTTGAGGTTCTTATTTAAGCAAGTTTTCGGTATGACAATCACTACATTTCATACCAATGTGAGGTTAGAAAAGGCAAAACGATTATTGAGGGAAAGACAAAAAACCAACCTTATGATCGCAATGGATTTAGGTTTCTCCAGTGCCAGTCATTTTTCTACTGCCTTTAAAAAGAAGTATAAGATCACACCAAAAGAATATCAGACGAATTTATCGTCAAATTCATAA
- a CDS encoding sulfatase-like hydrolase/transferase — MRHILSLLLIATVLYGCNSSSTNTETSSDKKDKTNVLILIGDDIAFGDLGVYASEIKTPNFHRLAESGVRFTNFHASPVCSVTRSMLMTGCNNIEVGLGSFDYSFYPASKGKAGYEGYLTRNAVALSQLFNDEGYEVLKVGKWHLGGEAAGGYTPLEWGFTKEFGILSGGSNHWNDLRMTPIFSDPDFMHKKFKEHWTLNGEKYNRPEGVYSGELYTKQMIDFIKEAKAEGKPWFSWMAFTTAHFPIQAPPELVEKHYKFYLEKGYEGLKQYRYERLKAKGLISHSAQPAPENDLVKKWSQLSQKEKEYQAKVFATYAAEIEDQDNRIGQILDYLKESGQMDNTLIVYLSDNGPEGMEAENPNTGNQVFGQWIANNYDTSFEGIGTANSSNYIGTAWANAATGGLSWWKWFIGEGGVRVPMIIVPPGASKDNYSRAGQMSNVVMSVKDLPMTILDYAGIQHPGDTYKGKKVVTPTGISARPFLDGKSDIVRNDKQWYAFELFGNAYIMQGNYKLIKVRKGMFGDGQWHLYDVVKDPSESMPLEDKMKDKFDQMLATYKQYEKDHQLVQVDESWNAFKAASEGN; from the coding sequence ATGAGACACATCTTAAGTTTATTACTGATTGCTACCGTTTTGTACGGTTGTAACTCAAGCTCTACCAATACAGAGACGTCATCCGATAAAAAAGATAAAACCAATGTACTAATACTAATAGGTGATGATATTGCCTTCGGAGATTTAGGAGTGTATGCTTCTGAAATCAAAACCCCCAATTTTCACCGTTTAGCAGAATCGGGAGTAAGGTTTACAAATTTTCATGCTTCACCAGTTTGTTCAGTAACAAGGTCTATGTTAATGACAGGTTGTAATAATATCGAGGTAGGCCTAGGCTCTTTTGATTATTCTTTCTATCCTGCATCTAAAGGAAAAGCGGGATATGAAGGTTATCTGACTAGAAATGCTGTTGCACTATCTCAATTATTTAATGATGAGGGGTATGAAGTATTGAAAGTAGGAAAATGGCATTTAGGGGGTGAAGCAGCAGGTGGATACACTCCATTAGAATGGGGTTTTACCAAAGAGTTTGGTATCCTATCGGGTGGATCCAATCACTGGAACGATTTAAGAATGACTCCAATTTTTTCTGATCCAGATTTTATGCATAAGAAATTTAAGGAACATTGGACGTTAAATGGTGAGAAATACAATAGACCTGAAGGAGTGTATTCTGGAGAGCTTTACACAAAACAAATGATTGATTTTATAAAAGAGGCAAAAGCTGAAGGGAAACCGTGGTTCTCTTGGATGGCTTTTACTACTGCTCATTTTCCTATTCAAGCGCCACCAGAATTAGTTGAAAAACATTATAAATTTTATCTAGAAAAAGGGTATGAGGGATTAAAACAATACCGCTATGAAAGATTAAAAGCGAAAGGGTTAATCTCACATAGTGCACAACCAGCACCCGAAAATGATTTGGTAAAGAAATGGTCTCAGCTAAGTCAAAAAGAAAAAGAGTACCAAGCTAAGGTATTTGCTACTTATGCAGCAGAGATTGAAGATCAGGATAACCGTATTGGACAGATATTAGATTATCTCAAAGAATCTGGACAGATGGATAATACTTTAATTGTCTATCTTTCTGACAATGGGCCAGAAGGTATGGAAGCTGAAAACCCTAATACAGGAAATCAGGTGTTTGGGCAATGGATTGCCAATAATTATGATACTTCTTTTGAAGGTATTGGTACAGCCAATTCGTCAAATTACATTGGTACAGCTTGGGCCAATGCAGCAACTGGTGGTTTGTCTTGGTGGAAATGGTTTATTGGTGAAGGTGGTGTAAGAGTACCTATGATAATAGTTCCTCCAGGAGCCTCAAAAGACAATTATTCTAGAGCAGGACAAATGAGTAATGTGGTGATGTCTGTGAAAGATCTACCGATGACCATTTTAGATTATGCAGGTATCCAACATCCAGGAGATACTTATAAAGGAAAGAAAGTGGTCACACCCACAGGAATTTCTGCTAGACCATTCTTGGATGGAAAATCTGATATAGTCCGTAATGATAAACAATGGTATGCCTTTGAACTGTTTGGTAATGCTTACATTATGCAAGGGAATTACAAGCTGATTAAAGTAAGAAAAGGTATGTTTGGTGATGGGCAATGGCATCTATACGATGTAGTAAAAGATCCATCTGAAAGTATGCCATTAGAGGATAAAATGAAAGATAAATTTGATCAAATGTTAGCCACCTATAAACAGTATGAAAAAGACCATCAATTGGTACAAGTTGACGAAAGTTGGAATGCTTTTAAAGCGGCAAGTGAAGGCAACTAA
- a CDS encoding 2Fe-2S iron-sulfur cluster-binding protein codes for MKITIDNKEYEVGPRNKTVLDVCRKHKLSITAPCYKTLRQFGTCNSCLVEVDGEKKLSCGIPPDENEKYVLQRDDLLEERKEKVKIFKSHKEKMERLLGKS; via the coding sequence ATGAAAATAACTATCGACAATAAAGAATACGAAGTAGGACCAAGGAACAAAACAGTTCTTGATGTATGCAGAAAACACAAATTAAGCATTACAGCTCCTTGTTATAAAACACTACGTCAGTTTGGAACCTGCAATTCTTGTCTTGTTGAAGTAGATGGTGAAAAGAAATTATCTTGCGGAATTCCTCCTGATGAGAATGAAAAGTATGTACTTCAAAGAGATGATTTATTAGAGGAGCGTAAAGAGAAAGTAAAGATTTTTAAATCCCACAAAGAAAAAATGGAAAGGTTGTTAGGCAAGAGTTAA
- a CDS encoding SDR family oxidoreductase, which produces MANQFGKKGWTPERINNLEGKTFVITGGNGGAGFEATKILLSKGAEVVMLNRSAAKSEKAIDDLKILFGKGAKVSFIVMDLASLDSVRKAAEAVNKTIPKIDALMCNAAVAQVAKQEITVDGFESQLGTNHYGHFLLNNLLFDKIEASNGRIVVVASEGYKMGIKTIQFDDMNWDKNYEANAVYSQSKLAQMMFAYELQDHIKRANKNVGVYVCHPGASKTSLIKKDAPLITRISWAILAASPLVQSAEKGAYPELMCATEENLKQKAFYGPTGMNYWTGPVGECKLEPHALDKEVMTKLWTLSEKETNCKWNF; this is translated from the coding sequence ATGGCTAATCAATTTGGTAAAAAAGGATGGACTCCAGAACGAATCAACAACTTAGAAGGTAAAACTTTTGTAATCACCGGAGGAAACGGAGGTGCTGGTTTTGAAGCAACAAAAATTCTTCTGAGCAAAGGAGCAGAGGTAGTGATGCTTAACCGTAGTGCAGCCAAATCTGAAAAAGCTATTGATGACCTAAAAATACTATTTGGTAAAGGTGCAAAGGTTTCTTTTATCGTAATGGATTTGGCAAGCTTAGATTCTGTTCGAAAAGCGGCAGAAGCGGTCAATAAGACAATACCTAAAATTGATGCCTTAATGTGTAATGCAGCTGTGGCTCAAGTTGCCAAACAAGAAATTACAGTAGATGGTTTTGAAAGTCAGTTAGGGACCAATCATTATGGACACTTTTTATTAAATAACTTACTTTTTGATAAGATTGAAGCATCAAATGGTAGGATTGTAGTAGTGGCTAGTGAGGGGTATAAAATGGGAATCAAAACCATTCAATTTGACGATATGAATTGGGACAAGAATTATGAGGCCAACGCAGTATATTCTCAAAGTAAATTGGCTCAGATGATGTTCGCTTATGAGTTACAAGATCATATAAAAAGAGCAAATAAAAATGTTGGTGTTTATGTTTGTCACCCTGGTGCATCAAAAACCTCTCTAATTAAAAAAGATGCTCCACTGATTACAAGAATTTCTTGGGCAATATTAGCAGCCTCTCCTTTGGTACAATCGGCAGAAAAAGGTGCATATCCTGAGCTAATGTGTGCTACCGAAGAAAACTTAAAACAAAAAGCTTTTTATGGTCCTACAGGTATGAACTATTGGACAGGCCCTGTAGGGGAATGTAAATTGGAACCTCATGCATTGGACAAAGAAGTGATGACAAAATTATGGACTTTATCAGAAAAAGAGACAAATTGTAAGTGGAACTTCTAA
- a CDS encoding helix-turn-helix domain-containing protein — MENIVFNNITEFNKAQDLPAPENPLFTVGCKVLSEDEIQNCVSSQTEVSYTNQFYIISLKNIVSGELIYGRTKYDSETGTMFFSSPNQTYTIKDIIVSSESWFIAFHEDFISGTNVRKLIKNYNFFNYNVNEALHLSPKEENIIKTIFKTIETEYQNNQDEFSKDIILTHLEALLKYADRFYKRQFLNRKEINKALFTRFKDILDDYFESNLLEENGIPTAEWMANKLGVSHRYMRDTIKTETGKTAVDQINLYLVEEAKNLLLGTNASISETAYKLGFEYPQYFSRLFKKKTGLSPKEYIESATMN, encoded by the coding sequence ATGGAAAATATCGTTTTCAATAACATCACAGAATTCAATAAGGCTCAAGACTTACCTGCACCTGAAAACCCACTTTTTACTGTTGGTTGTAAGGTGTTAAGTGAGGATGAAATCCAGAATTGCGTTTCTTCTCAAACAGAAGTGAGTTACACTAACCAATTCTACATTATCAGTCTTAAAAATATAGTATCAGGAGAGTTAATTTATGGAAGAACAAAATATGATAGCGAAACGGGAACAATGTTCTTCTCCTCACCGAATCAAACCTATACCATAAAAGACATTATTGTGAGTTCTGAGTCTTGGTTTATAGCCTTTCATGAGGATTTTATATCAGGTACAAATGTTAGAAAACTAATCAAGAATTATAACTTCTTTAATTATAATGTAAATGAGGCATTGCATCTTTCTCCGAAGGAGGAAAATATAATTAAAACCATCTTTAAGACCATAGAAACAGAGTATCAAAATAATCAGGATGAGTTTAGTAAGGATATTATTTTGACACATTTAGAGGCTTTATTAAAGTATGCCGATCGTTTTTATAAACGTCAGTTCTTAAACCGAAAAGAGATCAATAAAGCCTTATTTACTCGTTTTAAAGACATCTTAGATGACTATTTCGAATCCAACTTGTTAGAAGAAAATGGGATTCCAACTGCAGAATGGATGGCCAACAAATTAGGTGTCAGTCATCGTTATATGCGAGATACCATTAAAACAGAGACAGGAAAAACTGCTGTAGATCAAATCAATTTATATTTGGTGGAAGAAGCTAAAAATTTACTCCTCGGAACCAATGCTTCTATTTCTGAAACTGCCTATAAATTAGGGTTTGAATATCCTCAGTATTTCTCCCGATTATTTAAGAAAAAAACAGGATTAAGTCCTAAAGAATATATTGAATCAGCTACTATGAATTAG
- a CDS encoding transposase, whose protein sequence is MPHSNNNIWIHIVWSTKNKLPFFDKHILNYKVIPIIKKIGTEEEIQIDSINGYKDHIHCLLLLPTSYF, encoded by the coding sequence ATGCCTCACTCAAATAATAATATATGGATACACATAGTTTGGTCTACCAAAAATAAACTACCCTTCTTTGATAAGCATATTCTTAACTATAAGGTAATTCCAATAATTAAAAAAATTGGTACTGAGGAAGAAATACAAATCGATTCAATTAATGGATATAAAGATCATATTCATTGTCTATTGCTACTTCCTACTTCCTACTTCTAA
- a CDS encoding transposase translates to MDIKIIFIVYCYFLLPTSKSISSIVQKLKGKSAFIINKEDILEQEFHWGIGYFAVSVSPRFIKSTRAYINNQWSKHEKVSYEKEIKQFDHLTKRLY, encoded by the coding sequence ATGGATATAAAGATCATATTCATTGTCTATTGCTACTTCCTACTTCCTACTTCTAAATCAATATCATCTATAGTTCAAAAGCTAAAAGGAAAGAGTGCTTTTATCATCAATAAGGAAGACATACTTGAACAGGAATTCCATTGGGGAATTGGATATTTTGCTGTTTCTGTTAGTCCAAGATTTATTAAGTCTACTAGAGCTTACATCAATAATCAATGGAGCAAACATGAAAAAGTAAGCTATGAAAAAGAGATTAAACAGTTTGATCATTTAACTAAAAGACTTTACTAA
- the tenA gene encoding thiaminase II, with the protein MSNWYEVISEKTDYILQEIYQHPFIKDLMGGKLSKEVFNFYINQDSIYLAEYKKILAETGIRCEEDQDTQFFLGAATGIIHVEDALHENFLTGEQRTTQASPTCELYISYLSRIVHTKSLEEGLAAVLPCFTIYKEVGDYILANQSNKGENPYQDWINTYGGEEFANSVKQAIDITNKLASKASPERIEKMNEAFEKASKLEWMFWDSAYKQEAWKV; encoded by the coding sequence ATGTCAAACTGGTATGAAGTAATCAGTGAAAAAACTGATTATATTTTACAAGAAATATATCAACACCCTTTCATCAAAGATCTAATGGGAGGTAAGCTATCGAAAGAAGTCTTTAATTTTTATATCAATCAAGATTCTATCTATTTGGCTGAATATAAAAAGATCCTTGCTGAAACAGGAATCAGATGTGAGGAAGATCAGGATACACAGTTTTTCTTAGGTGCTGCAACAGGGATTATTCATGTAGAAGATGCTTTGCATGAGAACTTCTTAACAGGTGAACAAAGAACGACTCAAGCTTCTCCTACTTGTGAATTATATATCAGTTACCTTTCGAGAATTGTACATACAAAATCATTAGAAGAAGGTCTGGCTGCAGTACTTCCTTGTTTTACAATTTACAAAGAAGTAGGGGATTATATTCTTGCCAATCAAAGTAATAAAGGAGAAAATCCATATCAAGACTGGATCAATACTTATGGAGGGGAAGAGTTTGCCAACTCAGTAAAACAAGCGATTGATATTACCAATAAATTAGCAAGTAAGGCTTCTCCAGAAAGAATTGAAAAGATGAATGAAGCGTTTGAAAAAGCCTCAAAATTGGAATGGATGTTTTGGGATAGTGCATACAAACAAGAAGCATGGAAAGTATAA
- the thiD gene encoding bifunctional hydroxymethylpyrimidine kinase/phosphomethylpyrimidine kinase, with protein sequence MESIKTTYKSVLTIAGSDSGGCAGIQADIKSISACGAYAASVITATTAQNTQGVTDIFALPVTHLEKQLEAVLSDIDFSAIKIGMLHSCEVIETIATKLREYDIRNIVLDPVMVATSGDILITEDAIECLKQLFPKVTLITPNHKEAELLIGHAIDQNNVEATAKEIGAQFKTSVLLKGGHFETAEMHDVLFEFPTDKTTVINNPRVDTNNTHGTGCSLSSSIATFLGKGEGLESAVKKGCSYVNNAISEGKDKVLGKGNGPINHFGI encoded by the coding sequence ATGGAAAGTATAAAAACAACTTATAAAAGTGTATTGACTATTGCAGGAAGTGATTCTGGTGGTTGTGCAGGAATCCAAGCCGATATCAAAAGTATTTCGGCTTGTGGAGCCTATGCTGCTAGTGTGATTACAGCGACAACAGCTCAAAATACACAAGGAGTTACCGATATTTTTGCTCTTCCCGTTACTCATCTAGAAAAGCAACTAGAAGCGGTATTAAGTGATATTGATTTTAGTGCCATCAAAATTGGTATGCTTCATTCTTGTGAAGTAATTGAAACAATTGCTACAAAACTTAGGGAATATGATATTCGAAACATTGTATTAGATCCTGTTATGGTGGCGACTTCTGGAGATATTTTAATTACAGAAGATGCTATAGAATGTTTAAAACAACTATTCCCCAAAGTTACATTGATCACTCCCAATCATAAAGAAGCAGAGTTATTGATTGGTCATGCTATTGATCAAAATAACGTTGAAGCCACTGCCAAAGAAATTGGAGCACAATTTAAAACTTCTGTCTTGCTGAAAGGTGGGCACTTTGAAACTGCTGAAATGCACGATGTGCTTTTTGAATTTCCGACAGACAAAACAACAGTCATTAACAACCCCAGAGTAGATACAAACAATACTCACGGCACTGGCTGTAGCTTATCATCAAGTATTGCAACTTTCCTTGGAAAAGGTGAAGGTTTAGAAAGCGCTGTGAAGAAAGGCTGTAGTTATGTCAATAATGCTATTTCAGAAGGAAAAGATAAGGTATTAGGGAAAGGAAATGGCCCGATTAACCATTTTGGAATCTAA